In Oncorhynchus tshawytscha isolate Ot180627B linkage group LG08, Otsh_v2.0, whole genome shotgun sequence, the genomic window cttagggcaggtagggtacaggccagtGCTGATGGTGGTAGCACCCagaaacagtcaacaaagagctatttgaaagtttaatgcttaaaaccagcaaatcaaaattgtttggggacagacttggtagagacaaccgagcactgaaggtgatccttggtaaagattgccactccaccacctttcgaagatctgtcttgctgaaaaaggttataaccagaaaggttaacatcagtgttcaaaacacaccttaaccacgtctcagtaattaaattttttatttaacctttatttaactaggcaagtcagttcagaacacattgttttttacaatgacggcctaggaacagtgggtttaactgatctaggaacagtgggttcgctgccttgttcaggggcagaacagcttGGGTATTCAATCTGCCAACCTTTCGGTTTCTGGCccgatgctctaaccactagtctaccctccccggcagtaatgaccaacacatctggattggacctgtgaacccacactttcaatgtATCAATTTTAGGTAATAaacttctagtgttaacgtgcagaaaacccaggcttttatgaTAGCACAAATCAGCCACTGCAGTAGACATCAgtgcacaagtcagaattggggttagcaacagtagatgggccagggtgtacttgcacatttccagatatcatcagtaGTAATACAATCATTGCacggacagaggacagggagagctctgcagtgttgatttatgacattggaatgtgcatcagatggcaacaagatcatattgtacagcaatttcatcaggtaacatgaatacaaagccggcgagaggtggttagaataggatgggaagtctgtgtaaccaatagagagtcagagtcccgagtgtgggaacaaacatagtctgttccacggttgggtaaacaagcaagttcatagtcaacaaagcacgCAGGAGTCATGAGACAAATAGAATGAAGcacaagaaaaatatatataatgacttggggctagccattgtaagttcaaagGGTCACCCACCCCAACAAGATATCTTGACAGGGTAGCACTCTATGAGTCCAGTAGGCTGTAAAAGTCTGAGATAAATTCAACAAATAGTAGGTCTATACTAGTTTATTAAAGTGTTTCTGAGTAAGCTTACATAATAAACTTCACAAGTTAATTAGCCTTCGTTAAAATTATGATCAGTCCAAATGTATGATACTTCGCAGGAAAAACGTATTTGTATCTGTATCTGAGTTCTGTAAATTGGATTGCTTTCCCACTAACGTCAGGTCAATTTTAGTTAGATTACACGGTTTAGTAGATTAAGCAAGTTTTTGATCCTGTACTTTAATCATTGTTATGCTACCACCTACTGAATGTACAGTCTTCATAAACCTCTGTTTCTAAAGGGTTCCACTAggtaccacagccacaaagtcaaaattgccattatcgtaaaaattcatgaaaacacaaattagctttttggtcttaatataaggttggggttaggcatAAAGTTAGCAATGTGGTTAATGTTAAGCAATGTGGTtaacattttaagaagataaattgtagaaataggcggggttatgactgtggctgtggtaactcgTGACGACCGTTGCTTAAACATCTGCGTCCATTTCCTGGACACAATGTCCACGATTTCAAAACCAGGATTATGAACGAAATGCAAAATATTCTATATTTTTGATCGCATTATGGCAGGATTAcatgtttttttgtattattattattattgtgaatGCCTTTATAGGGCTACGTTTCCTTGAAGTCCCGTGCGCATGCGCTTTGATCCCCtcctattttatttaaaaaaaaaaaatcagacgaAAATGGCTACCTTTCTCAGTTAAATCTCTGTCTTAGaagattaaataaagatgaaataccCAGCGCATAATGTAAACCAGGATCAAGTCAATAGCCATGGAATATAGGGCTTAGAATGCATCCGTTTGTATCATGATGTTGTGGCGGTCAAGAATGGAAAATCTATCCGTTTCATATTTAACCCATTGCATTCCATGATCCGCCTACAAATTAGGTTTGTGATTTTCTCGTTTTTATGTTCTCAAAATGTACTTGCAAATGCAGCAGTTTTATTTGTGTATTGCATTGTAGTAGCGCTCATTGCCTCATTATACAGCTGTTGTATTTTTGGGTTTGTAAACGCATAATAGCGAGACACTACTGTATGTTGCATATTGCATTAGCACCGGATATGGTTTTGAAACACAATAGCCTGTTCGAATTGAAAAAGATGTTAGCAAATAGAATAGATACTTTATAACATATTTATCACATGGTGTTGTGATGTGCATCACCAAATTTgctttttattttgtttatgtgtgcgcgtgcgtgcgtgtatgtgtgtgtttatgtgcatgcACGTAATTCTGTGTCACACATACCAATGCTGAACCTGTTTACCTTTCATGTGTACCCCTCAACAGAAAATGATGCACCAAGTCACTAGCAGCAGCAATGACTATTGCATGAGTGGCCTTGCAGAGGAATGTCAACACCCAACCAGCCACTTTGACTTATGTAGCTCGCAATCCAACAAATTCTACCCTTCGCCCCCACCCCCTACTCTACAGCTGCCTCGACCTAACCTACCCACTCTTCCACAAGGCATGCACAAACCCATGCCGTGTCAAATGCAACAAGAGACCCAGAATGAGTTCCACGCTCAGACAGTGAGGATCCGAGGGCCCAGTGAGGCTCCAACTGGGCCAGAGAGCTCCAAGAAAAAGAAAGGAAGCGTTGTCAAATCCGGCCGTAGAGGGAGACCCTCGGGGACCACGAAGTCAGCCGGTTACCGGACAAGCACTGGACGTCCGTTGGGGACCACGAAAGCTGCGGGGTTCAAGACCAGTCCCGGCAGGCCTCTGGGTACAACCAAAGCAGCAGGCTACAAGGTTAGCCCTGGCAGGCCTCCTGGTAGCATCAAGACTCTGGCTCGTCTCAAGAAACTGGAGTACGGGAGCTGTGATGGTACCAAGAAACTAGACTTCAGTAACTGCGGCGGCGGAGCCAAGAAACTGGACTATGCCAGCTGCGAAGTGGCACCTTTCCCTTACACCCTGATGCAGAAACGAGGCTTGCGTGAGCCTACTGGCAAAATGGAGGAAACTAACGAGTAGTTATGCCTGCGTCTCTATCCATTGCCTAGAACTCATATTTGAGTGCTTGTCCTAAAGGGTGTTGATGACCAGAAGGGACTCATGTAGCCAAAATATGGGTTGACTTTTGGATAGGTCTGTCACTGGCTACCTACGAATGGCTCTTCCTCTCTTCATTGTACTCTGCTGATATCGTCACCATTTAATCTGTCCCTATCCAAAGACTGAAatcgctctctctttttttcaatacatttatcTTATTTTACAGAGATTGCATGATGAGACATATAATACAATCAATATACTTTAGCTAAACAGGAATGAGAGAAATATCCTACTATTCGTCATAATCTTTTCAAATGCCAGCTGTCTGGAGAAGGGTTGTTGTTTTGTTCAAATGTTTAAATATCTGATCTGTTTTCTTCATCTGTTTATGTTATGCTCTGATATAATGTGCTTTATTATTAGTAGTCTATTTGTCCTTCTGATGTTTTCCACATTGAAAAATGcatagggagtagaaaacaacacaaaacaaactAGCAAAACGTGAATCTTAAGCTTCTCCCAGAGTGCATGTGGCTGTGTTTGTCTTTTTGTGTTGTCTGGTATGACATGTATTTCATTTGTGTTTATATGCAGCATTGTGAGACATGGGACTGGGTTCAATGCGGTATAACATTGTTATAACACAGTTTCTGTCATTTCGTTTGAACTGTGCATCTGAAAACCTCTCATAATACTTATTTGACGACATAGCAATGGTTATTTCTAACAATTTGTAAATATGAATAGTTTTGTCTTCTCAATGTACTGTATTATTCTTTGTTCTTACACGGTAACTTATCACTTGATAAAAGCAAACCCAGAATGAAATGTTGTTATGCTGTTGAGTAGGAGCTTTAATTTTAGAGAGAAAATGCTATGTGGTGGAGTATGTGTAACGACATTGTAATGTATATATGAGCCCCCAAATAATGAAATGGTCATTCCAAAATGATCATATTGTCTTGACTGATATTTTAAGGGTGTATAGTGTTTTGACAATAGTATAGACAATTGTGTTTGTAAAGTGCAGACAAAGACCTATGTACATCTTATCATATCATGGGGTCCAGGGCCCACTATGGGCCAGTGGACCCCACCTTTATAAAACACTGATTGCATGTCCAACTATTCTTCAAGATAAATATAAGGAATTCTGTTTTAATCCTGACATTCACATCCTATAATGTTTCTAAGGAGATATATGTACATAAACATGGGTATAGTGTATTACATGGGCCTAGAATTACATATGGCCTGTATTGTGAATCTCATAGTACTGAGAAACCAATATTGAATGAGGAGAAAAGAACAAGACATTTCATAGAATTTCAACATAAAAACATTGGGCCACGTTGAAAAAAAATCCAATCTAATTTTCTTATTGTCTGGGCCCCTGACATTGCATGTGCCTTTTCTTCGCTCTACGGTCTCCAGAGTGACGGCTTCGCAAGGTTACAAATCGGCAGATTGGTCATCAATGAAGAGAAGCTTGCCTATCAGGTAATATGATTAATTAGAATTGGCTATAAAATAATGTCTGTAGCCTATTTGACAACTGTCATTTCGATGTAGCAGTTGTGTGCATTGTGCAAAGCGAGTTTATTACAGTTGCGGTAGGCCACCACTGCAAGTATGGCGAGCCTTTTGTGTGGCAACTATGCAAGGCGCATTCTCCTTATAAGCTGCTGTTGTTAATTTCAATGCGAATTTATTGCAGGATAGGTAGGGAAAACTGAAAGGCATTTAGTCTAAATAACAATATTCTATTACATTGCACCTCATTGACAGCATGATGTCAAGGGGTTCGACTCAATTTGGAGCTTTGCCCCCACCATTGACATGTTTATTGCCGCAGACATGTTTTTGACGCGCCATGACCTATTTTCTCTGCTGTCAGGCAATATGGCGCATAGTCTATTTTAAAACTTTGACCAGGCCTCATCCGTGTGCGCTGTTTTCCCGTCGAGCACATTCGAACTATTGATCCGCATTTGTTGTGGCCACAGATTCGTCTCTATCTTTCTGCTATCCAAAATGGAGGAAACAAGTTACGCCTTTGTTGGGATAAGGAAACCAACAGCGCAATGGTTGATCAGTGTGGCATACCTTCCCCTCATATAACCCCATAATAAATAGTCTTATATTATCTAACCGAGTGTTTCATGTATGTTGGCTAAAACACATAAGGGGATATAGTAGCCTACATCATAGCCCCCGCTTTTATTTGAGATGGTACACCTGGACTTGTCTGCGTGACTGTAGAGTAGTGTGCTCTAGTGACTGATAGGGTGAGAGTGCCCGGCCCGATGTGCTGTGAGCTGTGATCCGCGGCTCCGCAGCCGGGGGGTTGGGTGGCTGTGCGGATTGGTTGCTCAGTTCTGCTCGCCAACACAGCCAGTTAGTCGAGCAGGGTTTGTTTTAACGTAACCAGAGGCACAATTCGACAGCCCGCAAAACAATCATGTAGTAAATATGAAATTGTAATTGCTAGGGACCTAGGTGATACAGGCTACACTGACTTTTGAATCACTAAAATGGAAGGCTTTAATTATATTTTGTCCATTGATGACTGTTTTGTTAAGGCCGACGCTGATGAGATAGTACaggaggtgaaggggagagaatgagagctgtggGTCTTTCTTggcctactactgctgctactgctgggaTTGTGCAGATCCGCTTTCACAAATCGAAAAAAACATACGCTTCATGCCCCAATCTGAAAGACCCGCAGTTGGCGTTATTGTGACCGACCTCCAAATGGTAAGATTCTTGCGTTTTTAAAAAATTCAGACGATGTTTTTAAACGTTTTGAACCGCCCTTTGTGAGTTCGAATGGGAGCTTCCTATATCGGTTTATAGGCTCTGTGTAGGCAATTTGTGTGAACCATTCTGTGTGATGTCTTTGACTGTATTGACTCCCCTACAGTCAGGCAGGCTGTCAGCGTGAGCAATGTTGCACACTTctatatttttgtgtgtgtttgcgatCGTTCTATTTTGATAACAAAAACAGAACGAGTAGATATGATTCGATTTTGTGAATGGGGCAGAGCACACCGGTCGCTCGCTGTGTTTTCCTGATCGTTTTGTCTTCTCTGCTGCCACTACGGACGGCCTTCAGAGGGGAAGCCATGCAATGCCGTCTTATTAGTGTAGGCTATGCGGTGCATGGCGGTAGTCCTTATTTCTGTTATTGTCGCGTGGAATGTGAGTTGTTATTTACAGACAGGCAGTATGGTTTATGTAAATTCTTGCGTTTTTTCACACTTGCTTTGTTTTGTCACATTGTAGCAATTTCAAACAGTGAATGAGCCTGAACCATATGAATTGACCACACTAGCTGGATAAGAAAAACCTGGTTGTTTACTAGAAGACTTACCTTTTGTAACCTTCGACCACCCTAATGTGCATTTCCTTTTACTACGACAGGAAGGAGCCATGACAACATGAATCGGTCATACAGACGGGCTGTAAGGGGCTGCTCAGGCTCAGCATCAGCCACAGTGTACAGCTCAGGCCAGCCAGAGTTGAGGCCCCCCAATGGCCTCTCAGTTTCTGCCACTTCCTATGGAAACCAGTTTAACAGCAGCACCAAGCATGGTTCAACAGACCAACTGTCGGCGGCCATGCAACTGTCAACCTCCTCCCTCAAACAGGCACCTAGCTACATGTATAACCAGGCAGAGAAGGAGAGGCCACACTGCTACAGTCCTCTGCTGAGGCTCCAGGACCTCTCCACTATGGTACACAGACCTGGGTCTGATCTGGGACCCGGGCCCCAGCCTAAGAATCTCGAAGCCAGGAAGCATTTACACTCTCACAGCCCAGTGGGAGTCTCTAGTTTTGGGGGACCCCTGGTCCGACTGCCCCCCTCTACTGGTAACGAGGAGACAGAACCCTGCGAGGATTCCATGCGGGATCagaatggtttctctcctgttaGTTCTGATAGTTTGGAGCGCTGCTCCCCCATCCCCAATGGATACCTGCATTTCGAGTCCACCTTGTTTGACAGTGGGGACAGGGAGAATGAGGACGACGAGGAGGAAGAGTTGGTACCTTTTCAACAACACTCTGCTAAGTCCCCCAGAGACAGAACAGTGACAGACCCTAACACCACCTCTGGTTCAGGAGTAGGCCATAACAGCACATACAAACCCTCTGTTCTCAACCTGATGTCTAAGAGTCTATCTGAACTGGACCCTACTCTGAGCCCCAGTGCCCTGCCTGACATGTCCATGGGGGATGGCTGGAGTATGGACCAGGActctgacagtgacagtgacagtgcgATGACAGGAGACACACTTGACCATGGTCTCATCTCACCTGTTGGAACCAACTCTAATGTGAGTTCACTCTCTTACTGACaatcataataataacaataataataaaaataacccTTGGGGCAGATGCATCCTTGGTAGTTCTCAAAAGATATCTTATCTGACGTTATCTACAGTTCTGTAAATACTGTGTAATCTCCTGGCACCAATCAAGGAGCtaaattatcaaaatccagaaaagagacgctaaattctacaaccacttaaTAGGAagtgattcacaaaccttccataacaaagccatcacttacagagagattaacctggagaagagtcccctaagcaagctggtccagggctctgttcacaaacacaaacagaccccacagagcccccaGGACCTAGTGAGAaaaacaaaagataattacttgacacattggaaagaattaacaaaaaaacatagtaaactagaatgctatttggtcctgtgactgacc contains:
- the si:ch1073-44g3.1 gene encoding UPF0461 protein C5orf24 homolog, which translates into the protein MMHQVTSSSNDYCMSGLAEECQHPTSHFDLCSSQSNKFYPSPPPPTLQLPRPNLPTLPQGMHKPMPCQMQQETQNEFHAQTVRIRGPSEAPTGPESSKKKKGSVVKSGRRGRPSGTTKSAGYRTSTGRPLGTTKAAGFKTSPGRPLGTTKAAGYKVSPGRPPGSIKTLARLKKLEYGSCDGTKKLDFSNCGGGAKKLDYASCEVAPFPYTLMQKRGLREPTGKMEETNE
- the LOC121838750 gene encoding histone-lysine N-methyltransferase, H3 lysine-36 specific-like, whose product is MNRSYRRAVRGCSGSASATVYSSGQPELRPPNGLSVSATSYGNQFNSSTKHGSTDQLSAAMQLSTSSLKQAPSYMYNQAEKERPHCYSPLLRLQDLSTMVHRPGSDLGPGPQPKNLEARKHLHSHSPVGVSSFGGPLVRLPPSTGNEETEPCEDSMRDQNGFSPVSSDSLERCSPIPNGYLHFESTLFDSGDRENEDDEEEELVPFQQHSAKSPRDRTVTDPNTTSGSGVGHNSTYKPSVLNLMSKSLSELDPTLSPSALPDMSMGDGWSMDQDSDSDSDSAMTGDTLDHGLISPVGTNSNPNSPKKKPLPVVQYLEGDLVWAKFNRRPWWPCRVTIDPLEGIHTRMKVPSRRPCRIYYVETLGEMADHAWVPGKVTYPFTGGEQFTDLPVLRRRGKQREKDYKYTIPKRLFESWKVGVLEAEFLLPDLLKNTAVSSSMPSNSEERVSFPLPDEKPSEAPSRSSSMLTAPPSFSPPPTETNIPLLPIWP